The Haloferax sp. Atlit-12N region GCCTCGCTCGCGCCCGTCGTGACGATAATCTCGTCTTCGGGGTCGTACTCCTGTCCGTAGCGGGTGACGCGCTCCGAGATGGCCTCGCGGAGTTCGCGCATCCCGCGGTTCGACGTGTAGGAGGTCTTGCCGCGTTCGAGCGAGTCGATGGCGGCGGTCCGGGCAGCCCACGGCGCGGAGAAGTCGGGTTCGCCGACGCCGAGGGAGATGACGTCGTCGACCTCCTCGGCGAGTTCGAAGAACTTCCGAATCCCCGACGGCGGCACCTGTTTGACGCGGTCCGAAAGCTGGTCGCCGAGCGTCATGGCGACACGGAGAGCCGGTCGTCGTCGTCGCCGTCGCCGAGTTCGATGCCCTCCTCCTTGTAGGAGTCCATCACGAAGTGCGTGACCGTCTTCGTGACCTCGGGGATGGGGGCGATGCGCTCGGAGACGAAGTTCGAGACGGCGTGCATCGACGCGCCCTCGACCTCGATGAAGAAGTCGTAGTCGCCGGAGACGAGTCGCAGCGTGGCGACCTCGGGGAACCGCGCGATGCGGCGGGCGATCTCCTCGTAGCCCGTCTCGCGGTCGAGTTCGACGTCGACTTCGACCTGCGCCCGGACGTGCTCCTCGTCGACGTTGTTCCAGTCGACGACCGCCTGGTAGCCGCGGATGACCCCGTCGTCTTCGAGTTCCTCGAGCGCTGCTGCCACTGCTTCGGCGTCTGCGCCCAGTTGGCGGGCGATGTCATCTACGCTCTCGCGAGCGTCGTGACGCAGCAAGTCGAGCAGTGACTGCTTGTCCATGGACAGTCCGTTGCGGGCATCCGTAAAATGGTTTGCCCAACCGGGCGGAATTGTCGTGTTACACGGTAGCAGTAGTCACAAATGACGACGGTCCCGCCCGGCGGAACACTATTCCACCGTCGGCGGAAACGTGTCCGGCATGAACGCCGAGTTCGATTGGCTCACTCTCGACGACGACGAAGAGGTGCTCTGGGCCGACACCCCGCATCCCTACAGCCTCGTGCCCTCCTTCATCGTCGGCGTCCCGCTCTCGCTCGTCCTCGTGGGCATCCCGCTCCTCGTCGGGTCGTACCTCTCGCACAAGAACACGAACTACGTCGTCACCTCCGACGCGCTCTATCGGAAGACGGGCGTCCTCTCCCGGAGCGTCCAGCGCATCGAGTTCGACAAGGTACAGGACACCTCCTACAGTCAGACGTTCCTCGGCGCGCAGTTCGGCTACGGCTCCGTCAACATCAGCACCGCCGGTGGAAGCGGCATCGAGATGAGTTTCCAGAACGTCGCCGACCCGCAGTCGCTCCAGACGCTCGTCAACGAGCGAATCAAGCGCCGCTCCGGGCCGGAGACCGACGCGGAGGGGAAGGCCGCCGTCCTCGACGACATCCTGACCGAACTCCGCGCGATTCGGCAGGCCGTCGAAGGCGATGAAGCCGCCACCCCGGGCGACGATGGTCCCGACGAGGTCGGAACCGAGTCCGCCTCCGACGCGTCGGCCGACGCGCTCGAACCGAGCGACTTCGAGTTCGACGCGACGACAGACGAGCGATGACGACCGACTCAGCGACCGACTCGGAGACAGTCGCGGCCATCGACGACTGGCTTGCCCGCGGCGACGACGAGACCGTCCGCTGGGAGGGTCGGCCGCGGATACAGACCGTCATCCCCGCCGCAGTCGTGGGCCTCTTCATCCTCGTCGCCGTGGCCGTCGCGGCCGCCGCGAACGGCGTGCCCGAACTCGCGGTCGTCGGCCTCGTCGGACTCCTCCTGCCGGCGTGGTCGTACCTCCGCGTCACCAACACGCGCTTCGTCGTCACCGACAGGGCGCTCTACCGGAAGACGGGCGTCCTCTCTCGGACCGTCCAGCGGGTCTCCCTCGACCGCGTCCAGAACAGTGGGCTCTCGCAAGGCGTTACGGGGTCGCTGTTCGGCTACGGGACCGTCTCGGTCGAGGCCGCTGGCGGCGGCGCAATCAGCTTCGAGGACGTTGACGACCCCGGTGCCGTCCGCGACCGAATCGAGGGCCGGAACGACCGCGATGGCGACGAGATTCCCGGCACGGTCGAGCAGTGGGTCGCCGTCCGCGACGAGGTGCGGGCGCTCAGGGCGGCGTTAGAGCGGTAAGGAAAAACGGTAGTTTTCGGTTTGCGGCGCGGGTTCGCGTCGCGTCAGTCGTCGTCCGCCGCCGGAGCGGCGGGACCGGGCTGTGCCGTGCTGTTCCCCGAGAAGCCGACGCCCGCGAGGACGAAGGCGAACAGCACGAGCGGCGAGAGGTAGCCGAAGAAGTAGTACCACATGTAGTCGAACGTCGCCACACCCAAGACACCGGCCATGTACGCGCCGCCGGCGTGCCACGGGAGGAGCGCGCCGGTCGGCGTCCCGGCGGACTCGATGGCCTGCGAGAGGTCCGAACTGTCGAGGCCGAACTCGTCGTAGGTGTCGCGGAGCGTCATGCCGGGGACGACGATGCTCATGTACTGCTGGGCGGTGAGCGCGTTGGTCAGCATCGCCGAGAGACCGGTGGAGGCGACGAGCAGGCGCGGGCTCCGAATACCGCGCTGGAGGCGGTGGGCGAGGACGGCGAGCACGCCTGTCTGTTCGAGCAGGCCGCCGAGCGTCAGCGCCGCGACGACGACGGCGATGGTCCACGCGGAACCGGAGACGCCGCCGGAGGCGAGCAGGCTGTTGACGAGTTCGGACCCGGTCTCCGGGCCGGTGCCGCTCATGAACGTCTGCCACGCCGTGACGAACGACGCGCCCTGCACGAGGATGCTCGTGAACG contains the following coding sequences:
- a CDS encoding Lrp/AsnC family transcriptional regulator → MSMDKQSLLDLLRHDARESVDDIARQLGADAEAVAAALEELEDDGVIRGYQAVVDWNNVDEEHVRAQVEVDVELDRETGYEEIARRIARFPEVATLRLVSGDYDFFIEVEGASMHAVSNFVSERIAPIPEVTKTVTHFVMDSYKEEGIELGDGDDDDRLSVSP
- a CDS encoding PH domain-containing protein → MNAEFDWLTLDDDEEVLWADTPHPYSLVPSFIVGVPLSLVLVGIPLLVGSYLSHKNTNYVVTSDALYRKTGVLSRSVQRIEFDKVQDTSYSQTFLGAQFGYGSVNISTAGGSGIEMSFQNVADPQSLQTLVNERIKRRSGPETDAEGKAAVLDDILTELRAIRQAVEGDEAATPGDDGPDEVGTESASDASADALEPSDFEFDATTDER
- a CDS encoding PH domain-containing protein, with amino-acid sequence MTTDSATDSETVAAIDDWLARGDDETVRWEGRPRIQTVIPAAVVGLFILVAVAVAAAANGVPELAVVGLVGLLLPAWSYLRVTNTRFVVTDRALYRKTGVLSRTVQRVSLDRVQNSGLSQGVTGSLFGYGTVSVEAAGGGAISFEDVDDPGAVRDRIEGRNDRDGDEIPGTVEQWVAVRDEVRALRAALER